In one Janibacter cremeus genomic region, the following are encoded:
- a CDS encoding cold-shock protein — translation MPTGKVKWYDAEKGFGFISGDDGEDVFLHANALPEGASTIKGGTRVDYGIVEGRRGAQALSVTVLDAPPSVAKNLRERDRKPADEMVGIVEDVIKLLDNVSNGLRRGRYPDKAQGAKLAQVLRRVADDLEG, via the coding sequence GTGCCCACTGGCAAGGTCAAGTGGTACGACGCGGAGAAGGGCTTCGGCTTCATCTCCGGGGACGACGGCGAGGATGTCTTCCTCCACGCCAACGCCCTGCCCGAGGGCGCGTCGACCATCAAGGGCGGTACGCGCGTCGACTACGGGATCGTCGAGGGACGCCGCGGCGCCCAGGCGCTGTCCGTGACCGTCCTCGACGCCCCGCCGAGCGTGGCCAAGAACCTGCGTGAGCGTGACCGCAAGCCGGCCGACGAGATGGTCGGCATCGTCGAGGACGTCATCAAGCTGCTGGACAACGTCTCCAACGGACTGCGTCGCGGTCGCTACCCGGACAAGGCCCAGGGTGCCAAGCTCGCCCAGGTGCTGCGCCGCGTCGCCGACGACCTGGAGGGCTGA
- a CDS encoding DUF3027 domain-containing protein — MPPRTKTDSVLEAAVEPARRELLEATKGEGVGEHVGFTLDADRLGTHWFEATLPGYGGWRWAVTVTRVPRAKAATVCESQLLPGEGAILAPEWLPWSERLAPGDVGPGDVTPKVDDDPYLEAGFEATGEEDVDSVALWELGLGRTRVLSAEGRDAAAQRWYDGSHGPKAEVALKAPAPCGECGYFLPMPGELRRVFGVCANEWSPSDGGVVSKDHGCGAHSEVDMPAPQPEKVGTPILDDGSIEAL, encoded by the coding sequence ATGCCACCCCGCACCAAGACCGACAGCGTCCTCGAGGCGGCCGTCGAGCCCGCCCGGCGCGAGCTCCTCGAGGCGACGAAGGGGGAGGGTGTCGGCGAGCACGTCGGCTTCACCCTCGACGCCGACCGCCTCGGCACCCACTGGTTCGAGGCCACCCTGCCGGGGTACGGCGGCTGGCGCTGGGCCGTCACCGTCACCCGGGTCCCGCGCGCCAAGGCCGCGACCGTGTGCGAGTCCCAGTTGCTGCCGGGCGAGGGCGCGATCCTCGCCCCCGAGTGGCTGCCGTGGTCGGAGCGACTCGCCCCCGGCGACGTCGGCCCCGGCGACGTCACCCCCAAGGTCGACGACGACCCCTACCTCGAGGCTGGCTTCGAGGCCACCGGCGAGGAGGACGTCGACTCCGTCGCGCTGTGGGAGCTCGGTCTCGGCCGCACCCGCGTGCTCTCCGCCGAGGGCCGCGACGCCGCCGCCCAGCGCTGGTACGACGGCAGCCACGGCCCGAAGGCCGAGGTCGCGCTCAAGGCCCCCGCCCCCTGTGGCGAGTGCGGCTACTTCCTGCCGATGCCGGGCGAGCTGCGCCGGGTCTTCGGCGTCTGCGCCAACGAGTGGAGCCCGAGCGACGGCGGCGTCGTGAGCAAGGACCACGGCTGCGGCGCGCACTCCGAGGTCGACATGCCGGCCCCGCAGCCGGAGAAGGTCGGGACCCCGATCCTCGACGACGGGTCCATCGAGGCCCTCTGA
- a CDS encoding NCS2 family permease: MSTPARPSTEGSVLERHFKITERGSTVGREIRGGVATFFTMAYIVVLNPLIIGTQADSTGGFLGGGDEPNLAMVAAATALVAGVMTLLMGVVANYPLALAAGLGLNAFVAFGVAKLPEMTWADAMGLVVLEGLIILALVLTGFRKAVLHAVPAPLKVAISVGIGLFITIVGLVDAGFVRKAEGGPLGELGVGGFLAGWPLLVFVVGLFIIVTLHVRGVRGAILYGILGTTILAIIVEAAFSIGSQTNAEGEMVNPTGWGLNVPSIPTNIVDPPNFGLLGDFSLLGSFDKIGIVSASLLVFTILLADFFDTMGTMVAVGAEGDLLDEEGNPPNSQRILVVDSLAAAAGGAASVSSNTSYIESASGVGEGARTGLASVVTGVLFLLATFLSPLVAVVPYEAATPALVLVGFLMMQQVRDIDWDDLEIAIPAFLTIILMPFTYSITAGIGAGFVTYVFIKIVRGKFSAIHPLMWLVAVLFVLYFAIDPIKGLLGVG, from the coding sequence ATGAGCACCCCTGCGCGCCCCTCGACCGAGGGCTCCGTCCTCGAGCGCCACTTCAAGATCACCGAGCGTGGCTCCACCGTCGGTCGAGAGATCCGCGGTGGCGTCGCGACCTTCTTCACGATGGCCTACATCGTGGTCCTCAACCCGCTGATCATCGGCACCCAGGCCGACTCGACGGGCGGGTTCCTCGGCGGCGGTGACGAGCCGAACCTCGCGATGGTCGCCGCGGCCACCGCGCTCGTGGCCGGCGTGATGACCCTGCTCATGGGCGTCGTCGCGAACTACCCGCTGGCGCTGGCCGCAGGGCTGGGGCTCAACGCCTTCGTCGCCTTCGGCGTCGCCAAGCTGCCGGAGATGACCTGGGCCGACGCCATGGGTCTGGTCGTCCTCGAGGGCCTGATCATCCTGGCGCTCGTGCTCACCGGCTTTCGCAAGGCGGTGCTGCACGCGGTGCCCGCCCCGCTGAAGGTGGCCATCAGCGTCGGCATCGGCCTCTTCATCACCATCGTCGGCCTCGTCGACGCCGGCTTCGTGCGCAAGGCCGAAGGGGGTCCCCTCGGCGAGCTGGGTGTCGGCGGCTTCCTCGCCGGCTGGCCGCTCCTCGTCTTCGTCGTCGGCCTCTTCATCATCGTCACCCTGCACGTGCGCGGGGTGCGCGGCGCGATCCTCTACGGCATCCTCGGCACGACCATCCTCGCGATCATCGTCGAGGCCGCCTTCTCCATCGGCAGCCAGACCAACGCCGAGGGCGAGATGGTCAACCCGACCGGCTGGGGGCTGAACGTCCCGAGCATCCCGACGAACATCGTCGACCCGCCGAACTTCGGTCTCCTCGGTGACTTCAGCCTGCTCGGGTCCTTCGACAAGATCGGCATCGTCTCCGCGTCGCTGCTCGTCTTCACCATCCTGCTCGCCGACTTCTTCGACACGATGGGCACGATGGTCGCCGTCGGCGCCGAGGGCGACCTGCTCGACGAGGAGGGCAACCCGCCCAACTCGCAGCGGATCCTCGTCGTCGACTCGCTCGCCGCGGCCGCCGGTGGTGCCGCCTCGGTCTCCTCCAACACCAGCTACATCGAGTCCGCATCCGGTGTGGGCGAGGGAGCCCGCACGGGTCTGGCCTCGGTCGTCACCGGCGTCCTCTTCCTGCTCGCGACCTTCCTCTCGCCCCTCGTCGCCGTCGTCCCCTACGAGGCCGCGACGCCGGCGCTCGTGCTCGTGGGCTTCCTGATGATGCAGCAGGTGCGCGACATCGACTGGGACGACCTGGAGATCGCGATCCCGGCCTTCCTGACGATCATCCTCATGCCCTTCACCTACTCGATCACGGCAGGCATCGGGGCCGGCTTCGTCACCTACGTCTTCATCAAGATCGTGCGCGGCAAGTTCAGCGCGATCCACCCGCTCATGTGGCTGGTCGCCGTGCTCTTCGTGCTGTACTTCGCCATCGACCCGATCAAGGGGCTGCTCGGCGTCGGCTGA
- a CDS encoding type IV toxin-antitoxin system AbiEi family antitoxin domain-containing protein, with protein MDTRIRALLTANGQICTTGQLDEADVDELTLARLVRRGALVRIRRGLFAAGSAWREATPEQRLVLRTRAVLMDRPEAAASHMSAAVLHGLPIWGGSVARVDIVCSTPRRRLRSGIGLHPWPAGITPVVVDGQPAVPVPVAVAQVCVEHGVVPGLVCLDRALHEGSVTIDAVAQAGDDLALGPRAWRRLELVMEGSDAACESVGETRTRVLLTDFGLQVRSQVAIRDEAGFVGRVDFLVGDRVVVEFDGMVKYDGVDGRRALQQEKAREDRLRAAGYVVVRLVWADLDRPERVFDLVRRALRQAA; from the coding sequence GTGGACACACGCATCCGGGCCCTGCTGACCGCCAACGGCCAGATCTGTACCACGGGTCAGCTGGACGAGGCCGACGTGGACGAGCTCACGCTGGCTCGGCTGGTACGCAGGGGTGCCCTGGTCCGTATACGCCGTGGACTCTTCGCTGCCGGCTCGGCCTGGCGCGAGGCCACCCCTGAGCAGCGACTGGTCCTGCGCACCCGGGCCGTGCTCATGGACAGGCCCGAGGCGGCCGCCTCCCACATGAGCGCTGCGGTCCTGCACGGACTGCCGATCTGGGGAGGTTCTGTCGCCAGGGTCGACATCGTGTGCTCGACCCCACGCCGCCGGCTCCGCTCGGGCATCGGGCTCCATCCCTGGCCCGCCGGTATCACGCCTGTCGTGGTCGATGGCCAGCCCGCCGTGCCCGTGCCCGTCGCGGTCGCCCAGGTGTGCGTGGAGCACGGGGTGGTCCCGGGGCTGGTCTGCCTTGATCGCGCGCTGCACGAGGGGAGCGTCACCATCGACGCCGTGGCGCAGGCGGGTGACGACCTGGCACTCGGCCCGCGGGCTTGGCGCCGGCTCGAGCTGGTCATGGAGGGCTCCGACGCCGCGTGCGAGTCCGTCGGCGAGACCCGCACGCGGGTCCTCCTGACCGACTTCGGTCTGCAAGTCCGCAGCCAGGTTGCCATCCGGGACGAGGCCGGGTTCGTCGGACGGGTGGACTTCCTCGTGGGCGATCGCGTGGTCGTGGAGTTCGACGGGATGGTCAAGTACGACGGGGTCGACGGACGACGTGCGCTCCAGCAGGAGAAGGCGCGAGAGGACCGGTTGCGCGCTGCAGGCTACGTCGTGGTGCGCCTCGTCTGGGCGGATCTGGATCGTCCCGAGCGGGTGTTCGACCTCGTCCGGCGGGCACTGCGCCAAGCAGCCTGA
- a CDS encoding MarR family winged helix-turn-helix transcriptional regulator: MTQTTRTLTPKRLSALSEDLRLACMRISRRIRFESADEIAPHQLSVLARLEDGPLTPRELADVEKVSAPSMTRTVGCLADDGLVERHDDPSDGRRVLVELTAAGRTALQQIRRQRGRWMSERVQELTADEQATLVEATEILRRIAAR; this comes from the coding sequence TTGACCCAGACCACCCGAACCCTGACCCCCAAGCGGCTCAGTGCCCTGAGCGAGGACCTGCGCCTGGCGTGCATGCGCATCAGCCGGCGCATCCGCTTCGAGAGCGCCGACGAGATCGCGCCGCACCAGCTGAGCGTGCTCGCCCGCCTCGAGGACGGACCGTTGACCCCGCGCGAGCTCGCCGACGTCGAGAAGGTCTCCGCCCCGAGCATGACCCGCACCGTCGGCTGCCTGGCGGACGACGGCCTCGTGGAGCGCCACGACGACCCGAGTGACGGCCGCCGTGTCCTCGTCGAGCTCACCGCCGCCGGTCGTACCGCCCTCCAGCAGATCCGCCGGCAGCGCGGTCGCTGGATGTCCGAGCGGGTGCAGGAGCTGACCGCGGACGAGCAGGCCACCCTCGTGGAGGCGACGGAGATCCTGCGGAGGATCGCCGCCCGATGA
- a CDS encoding MFS transporter, which yields MSPTFASLSVRNYRVYAAGGVVSNTGTWMGRVAQDWVVLTQLTDHSATALGIVTGLQFLPMMVLAPWAGSVIDRVPKRALLMVSQAMLGLAALVGGVLVVTGSAQLWHFYLIALATGLATAFDNPARQSFVSEMVPMDRLANAVALNSASFNLGRLAGPGVAGVVIAAFGSGPALLLNAASFGAVMVALSLMRPSELSPAPRATGRGGVRDGLRYVRGRPDILLVLLLVFVLGTFGLNFQITIALMATEVFGRGAQGFGLLGTILAVGSLSAALIAARRNQPRLRVLLVSLTGFTVASAAAALAPTYWTFAIALAACGMTALSATTTANAMVQMRSDPSMRGRVMALYMALFVGGKPIGAPIIGVIGDVLGPRWTVGVGAIAVGITLAAVARWMVRHENVRVSYSSTRRPHLRVTRPAPEAPAEVAAR from the coding sequence ATGAGCCCCACCTTCGCCTCCCTCTCCGTGCGCAACTACCGCGTCTATGCCGCCGGCGGGGTCGTCTCCAACACCGGTACCTGGATGGGGCGCGTCGCCCAGGACTGGGTCGTGCTCACCCAGCTGACCGACCACTCCGCGACTGCGCTGGGCATCGTCACCGGCCTGCAGTTCCTGCCGATGATGGTCCTCGCGCCGTGGGCCGGGTCCGTCATCGACCGCGTCCCCAAGCGAGCGCTGCTCATGGTCAGCCAGGCGATGCTCGGCCTCGCCGCACTCGTCGGTGGTGTCCTCGTCGTCACCGGGAGCGCCCAGCTGTGGCACTTCTACCTCATCGCCCTCGCGACCGGTCTGGCCACCGCCTTCGACAACCCGGCACGCCAGTCCTTCGTCTCCGAGATGGTCCCGATGGACCGGCTGGCCAACGCCGTGGCGCTCAACAGCGCCTCGTTCAACCTCGGCCGCCTCGCCGGCCCCGGTGTCGCCGGTGTGGTCATCGCCGCCTTCGGCTCGGGTCCGGCGCTGCTGCTCAACGCGGCGTCCTTCGGTGCGGTGATGGTCGCGTTGAGCCTGATGCGGCCCTCCGAGCTGAGTCCGGCGCCGCGGGCCACCGGTCGCGGTGGCGTCCGTGACGGACTGCGCTACGTCCGCGGCCGCCCCGACATCCTGCTCGTGCTGCTCCTGGTCTTCGTGCTGGGCACCTTCGGGCTGAACTTCCAGATCACGATCGCGCTCATGGCCACCGAGGTCTTCGGCCGTGGCGCCCAGGGCTTCGGTCTGCTCGGCACGATCCTGGCCGTCGGCTCGCTCAGCGCCGCGCTCATCGCCGCCCGGCGCAACCAGCCCCGGCTGCGGGTCCTGCTCGTCTCGCTCACCGGGTTCACCGTGGCCTCCGCCGCGGCGGCGCTCGCCCCGACCTACTGGACCTTCGCCATCGCGCTCGCCGCGTGCGGGATGACCGCGCTCAGCGCGACGACCACCGCCAACGCGATGGTGCAGATGCGCAGCGACCCGTCGATGCGCGGGCGCGTCATGGCGCTGTACATGGCGCTCTTCGTCGGCGGGAAGCCGATCGGTGCCCCGATCATCGGTGTCATCGGTGACGTGCTCGGCCCCCGCTGGACCGTCGGCGTGGGCGCCATCGCGGTGGGGATCACGCTGGCCGCCGTGGCCCGCTGGATGGTCAGGCACGAGAATGTCCGGGTGAGCTACTCCTCCACCCGGCGCCCGCACCTGCGCGTCACCCGCCCGGCGCCCGAGGCCCCCGCCGAGGTCGCGGCCCGATGA
- the serC gene encoding phosphoserine transaminase, which produces MSDPIRIPTALLPRDGRFGSGPSKVRPEQVEHLQQIATTVMGTSHRQAPVRSIVGSLREGLSALFDLPDGYEVVLGNGGASAFWDIATLCLVRERSQHLVFGEFSGKFATAAGRAPFLADPSIRSAEPGSLTHAVAEAGVDAYAWPHNETSTGVMAPVVRPAGADPEALVLVDGTSGAGGLPVDITQTDAYYFAPQKSFASEGGLWFAVLSPAAIARAEELAATDRWVPAFLSLTSAIDNSRKDQTLNTPAIATLALMDDQVRWMNEAGGLDFATARTADSSARVYDWATKGAHTTPFVTDPAARSQVVATVDFDEQVDAAAVAAALRRNGIVDVDPYRKLGRNQLRIGTFPAVDPEDVSALLACIDHVAERL; this is translated from the coding sequence GTGAGCGACCCGATCCGCATCCCGACCGCCCTCCTCCCCCGTGACGGGCGCTTCGGCTCCGGCCCGTCGAAGGTCCGGCCGGAGCAGGTCGAGCACCTGCAGCAGATCGCGACCACCGTCATGGGCACCTCCCACCGTCAGGCGCCGGTCCGCTCGATCGTCGGCTCCCTGCGCGAGGGCTTGTCGGCGCTCTTCGACCTCCCGGACGGCTACGAGGTGGTGCTCGGCAACGGCGGGGCCAGCGCCTTCTGGGACATCGCCACCCTGTGCCTGGTCCGGGAGCGCTCGCAGCACCTCGTCTTCGGCGAGTTCTCCGGCAAGTTCGCCACTGCCGCCGGCCGGGCCCCCTTCCTCGCCGACCCGAGCATCCGCTCCGCCGAGCCCGGGTCGTTGACCCACGCGGTCGCCGAGGCGGGTGTCGATGCCTACGCCTGGCCGCACAACGAGACCTCGACCGGCGTCATGGCGCCGGTGGTCCGCCCCGCGGGCGCCGATCCTGAGGCGCTCGTCCTCGTCGACGGGACGTCCGGCGCCGGCGGGCTGCCCGTGGACATCACGCAGACCGACGCGTACTACTTCGCCCCGCAGAAGTCCTTCGCCTCCGAGGGCGGGCTGTGGTTCGCCGTGCTCAGCCCGGCGGCCATCGCCCGCGCCGAGGAGCTCGCGGCCACCGACCGGTGGGTCCCGGCCTTCCTGTCGCTGACGAGCGCGATCGACAACTCCCGCAAGGACCAGACGCTCAACACCCCGGCGATCGCCACGCTGGCCCTCATGGACGACCAGGTGCGCTGGATGAACGAGGCGGGCGGGCTGGACTTCGCCACCGCCCGGACGGCCGACTCCTCGGCCCGCGTCTACGACTGGGCGACGAAGGGGGCGCACACCACCCCCTTCGTCACCGACCCGGCGGCCCGCTCGCAGGTGGTCGCCACGGTCGACTTCGACGAGCAGGTCGACGCGGCCGCCGTCGCGGCGGCGTTGCGCCGCAACGGGATCGTCGACGTCGACCCCTACCGCAAGCTCGGCCGCAACCAGCTGCGGATCGGGACCTTCCCGGCGGTCGACCCCGAGGACGTCTCGGCGCTGCTGGCCTGCATCGACCACGTGGCCGAGCGCCTCTGA
- a CDS encoding LppX_LprAFG lipoprotein, with protein sequence MRLTPPLLAAALALTVAGCADDAGPGPTAPQNASTPAAPSVSTTASSSEGRAEAAPAGEAPSSTPTDTGKPFDPEEFTTRLEAAVDAAPTVRIDVQIQMNETMSATAKGAQNLARNALDMEVDLGGQQLGYLLVDGQYYLAQPPKWVPVEEGSDNPTVQQTLQQVQILSMRNQLDAFVAGLEQAGIKGTETIDGVATTHYTARVDSQQALAELGMEKAPGTADAILYDIWLDDEDLIRKMSFSANGVTAVVAAGEWGAPVGISKPKPSEIAAAP encoded by the coding sequence GTGCGCCTGACCCCACCACTGCTCGCCGCTGCCCTCGCCCTGACCGTCGCGGGGTGCGCCGACGACGCAGGCCCGGGGCCGACCGCGCCGCAGAACGCATCCACGCCGGCCGCACCGTCGGTCTCGACCACCGCCTCGTCCAGCGAAGGCCGGGCCGAGGCCGCACCGGCGGGCGAAGCGCCGTCCTCGACGCCGACCGACACGGGCAAGCCCTTCGACCCGGAGGAGTTCACCACCCGGCTCGAGGCAGCCGTCGACGCGGCGCCGACCGTGCGCATCGACGTGCAGATCCAGATGAACGAGACCATGAGCGCCACCGCGAAGGGCGCGCAGAACCTCGCCCGCAACGCCCTCGACATGGAGGTGGACCTGGGTGGGCAGCAGCTGGGGTACCTCCTCGTCGACGGCCAGTACTACCTCGCGCAGCCACCCAAGTGGGTCCCGGTCGAGGAGGGCTCCGACAACCCCACGGTCCAGCAGACCCTGCAGCAGGTCCAGATCCTCAGCATGCGCAACCAGCTCGACGCCTTCGTGGCCGGGCTCGAGCAGGCCGGGATCAAGGGCACGGAGACGATCGACGGCGTCGCGACGACCCACTACACCGCCAGGGTCGACTCGCAGCAGGCGCTGGCCGAGCTCGGCATGGAGAAGGCCCCGGGGACGGCCGACGCCATCCTCTACGACATCTGGCTCGACGACGAGGACCTCATCCGCAAGATGTCCTTCTCGGCCAACGGCGTCACCGCGGTGGTGGCGGCCGGCGAGTGGGGCGCGCCAGTGGGCATCAGCAAGCCGAAGCCCTCCGAGATCGCCGCGGCGCCGTGA
- a CDS encoding citrate synthase 2, producing the protein MSDTDVKHGLEGVVAFESRIAEPDKAGGALRYRGVDINDLVGKVSFGRVWGLLVDDSFDPGLPPAEPFPLPVHSGDIRVDVQSALAQLAPLWGFRPLLDVDDAQVREDLARASVMALSFIAQSAHGQDTPMVPQARVDEGKNIVERFMIRWRGEPDPRHVEAIDAYFTSAAEHGMNASTFTARVIASTGADAAACLSGAVGAMSGPLHGGAPSRAQHMIEGVERTGDATTYVKNALDNKERLMGFGHRVYRAYDPRAAVLRDTCKRLGAPRYEVALELEKAAIAELAERYPNRTMETNVDYWAAVLLDFAEVPGDMMTPLFVAARTAGWSAHVLEQKRTGRLIRPSSNYVGHGPRAITDVAGHDRLPTA; encoded by the coding sequence ATGTCCGACACCGATGTCAAGCACGGACTCGAGGGCGTCGTCGCCTTCGAGTCCCGGATCGCCGAGCCCGACAAGGCCGGTGGAGCCCTGCGCTACCGCGGGGTCGACATCAACGACCTCGTGGGCAAGGTCTCCTTCGGGCGGGTCTGGGGCCTGCTCGTCGACGACTCCTTCGACCCGGGCCTCCCGCCCGCAGAGCCCTTCCCGCTCCCGGTGCACAGCGGCGACATCCGCGTCGACGTCCAGTCGGCGCTCGCCCAGCTCGCACCGCTGTGGGGCTTCCGCCCGCTCCTGGACGTCGACGACGCCCAGGTGCGAGAGGACCTCGCCCGCGCCTCCGTCATGGCGCTGTCCTTCATCGCCCAGTCCGCGCACGGCCAGGACACGCCGATGGTCCCGCAGGCCCGCGTCGACGAGGGCAAGAACATCGTCGAGCGATTCATGATCCGCTGGCGCGGCGAGCCCGATCCCAGGCACGTCGAGGCCATCGACGCCTACTTCACCTCCGCTGCCGAGCACGGGATGAACGCCTCCACCTTCACCGCCCGCGTCATCGCCTCCACCGGCGCCGACGCCGCCGCCTGCCTCTCCGGCGCGGTCGGGGCGATGTCCGGCCCGCTGCACGGCGGCGCCCCCTCGCGTGCGCAGCACATGATCGAGGGGGTCGAGCGCACCGGCGACGCGACGACGTACGTGAAGAACGCGTTGGACAACAAGGAGCGCCTCATGGGCTTCGGGCACCGCGTCTACCGCGCCTACGACCCCCGCGCCGCCGTCCTGCGCGACACCTGCAAGCGCTTGGGGGCACCGCGCTACGAGGTCGCCCTCGAGCTGGAGAAGGCCGCCATCGCCGAGCTGGCCGAGCGCTACCCGAACCGCACGATGGAGACGAACGTCGACTACTGGGCCGCGGTCCTGCTCGACTTCGCCGAGGTCCCCGGGGACATGATGACCCCGCTCTTCGTCGCCGCCCGCACCGCCGGCTGGTCCGCGCACGTGCTGGAGCAGAAGCGCACCGGTCGCCTCATCCGCCCGAGCAGCAACTACGTCGGTCACGGCCCGCGTGCGATCACCGACGTCGCCGGTCACGACCGGCTGCCCACCGCCTGA
- a CDS encoding acyltransferase family protein translates to MARSRLAHSPALDGVRGLFMLCFMAFHFGATWLSGAWVGINLFFVLSAFLITRLLVEEKMLRGGIDAIAFYRRRARRLLPALFLVLGFVVVYAFLWADETVRSKIGGDVLATLGYVMNWRLIGEGDQYFGTQGGASPLRHAWTLAIEEQFYVLVPFVVLGLLALARSRRLITLVLLVGAVTSAVWTAVVGFHDAGDYPRVYYGTDTRAQALFVGAALGVWLAPGANGRVPTVSRPVVVASGVVGVVSSIGAFFVVGPYSAWMFNLGGMFVFALGAALLVLACADERPSWVHTVFGWRPLAYAGRLSYGLYLWHWPIRLAFGPERFGGNAVIAFVVDAALTVAAAHLSYQYIERPVLRKGVRGLFPSVRSASGVAAAVVAPVIALAGTGFAVAQSAPDTSGSPPVAAAPAGPPPELVEGQAGYEPEEPARIGVYGDSVPFYLADRFPADAFPGVTVHNYAKEGCDLLSAPMSWAPGFQMGNQPECVAMKEEWPQQFEQAGDEVLVIFASPLLAVPHVVEGERLWLDDEAYLELITDRLDTVRREANDAGAQQVQIVNVPCRKPVKESIPEEFRVVFDSSPHVVQEYKDPKRINSLVAEWARGHDDVALVDLHGALCSDGYQAKIQGIQVFNDFLHFSPEATPMIWDHLLGRVSESYEQAAP, encoded by the coding sequence GTGGCACGCTCACGCCTCGCACACAGCCCGGCGCTGGACGGCGTCCGTGGCCTGTTCATGCTGTGCTTCATGGCCTTCCATTTCGGGGCCACGTGGCTCAGCGGCGCCTGGGTGGGGATCAACCTCTTCTTCGTCCTGTCTGCCTTCCTCATCACCCGGCTGCTCGTCGAGGAGAAGATGCTCCGTGGGGGCATCGACGCGATCGCCTTCTACCGGCGCCGTGCCCGCCGGCTGCTGCCTGCGCTCTTCCTCGTCCTCGGCTTCGTCGTCGTGTACGCCTTCCTCTGGGCCGACGAGACGGTGCGCAGCAAGATCGGCGGCGACGTGCTGGCCACGCTGGGCTACGTCATGAACTGGCGGCTCATCGGCGAGGGCGACCAGTACTTCGGCACCCAGGGGGGCGCCTCCCCCCTTCGCCATGCCTGGACGTTGGCCATCGAGGAGCAGTTCTACGTCCTCGTCCCCTTCGTGGTCCTCGGACTCCTGGCCCTCGCCCGATCGCGGCGCCTGATCACCCTCGTCCTGCTCGTCGGGGCGGTGACCAGCGCGGTGTGGACCGCGGTGGTCGGCTTTCACGACGCCGGCGACTACCCCCGCGTCTACTACGGGACCGACACCCGCGCCCAGGCACTCTTCGTCGGTGCTGCCCTCGGTGTGTGGCTCGCTCCGGGAGCGAACGGTCGGGTCCCCACCGTCTCCCGCCCCGTCGTCGTGGCCTCCGGTGTCGTCGGCGTCGTCTCCAGCATCGGTGCCTTCTTCGTCGTCGGCCCCTACTCGGCATGGATGTTCAACCTCGGCGGGATGTTCGTCTTCGCGCTGGGCGCGGCGCTGCTCGTGCTCGCCTGTGCGGACGAGCGCCCCAGCTGGGTGCACACCGTCTTCGGGTGGCGGCCCCTCGCCTACGCGGGGCGTCTGTCCTACGGGCTCTACCTGTGGCACTGGCCGATCCGGCTGGCCTTCGGGCCGGAGCGCTTCGGGGGCAACGCGGTCATCGCCTTCGTCGTTGACGCCGCCCTCACCGTGGCCGCGGCGCACCTGTCGTACCAGTACATCGAGCGGCCGGTCCTGAGGAAGGGGGTGCGTGGGCTCTTCCCGTCCGTGCGGTCCGCGTCGGGCGTCGCCGCGGCGGTGGTGGCCCCGGTCATCGCGCTCGCCGGCACCGGCTTCGCGGTCGCGCAGAGCGCGCCCGACACCTCGGGGTCGCCGCCGGTCGCCGCCGCCCCGGCCGGCCCGCCCCCGGAGCTGGTCGAGGGCCAGGCGGGGTACGAGCCGGAGGAGCCGGCCCGCATCGGCGTCTACGGCGACTCCGTCCCCTTCTACCTCGCGGACCGCTTCCCGGCGGACGCGTTCCCCGGGGTGACCGTGCACAACTACGCCAAGGAGGGGTGCGACCTGCTCTCGGCACCGATGAGCTGGGCGCCGGGCTTCCAGATGGGTAACCAGCCCGAGTGCGTCGCGATGAAGGAGGAGTGGCCGCAGCAGTTCGAGCAGGCCGGTGACGAGGTCCTCGTCATCTTCGCCTCCCCGCTGCTGGCCGTCCCGCACGTCGTCGAGGGCGAGCGGCTGTGGCTCGACGACGAGGCCTACCTCGAGCTGATCACCGACCGCCTCGACACCGTGCGCCGGGAGGCGAACGACGCCGGTGCGCAGCAGGTGCAGATCGTCAACGTCCCCTGCCGCAAACCGGTCAAGGAGTCCATCCCCGAGGAGTTCCGCGTCGTCTTCGACTCCAGCCCGCACGTGGTGCAGGAGTACAAGGACCCGAAGCGGATCAACTCCCTCGTCGCGGAGTGGGCCCGGGGGCACGACGACGTCGCGCTGGTCGACCTCCACGGGGCGCTGTGCTCCGACGGCTACCAAGCGAAGATCCAGGGCATCCAGGTCTTCAACGACTTCCTGCACTTCTCGCCCGAGGCGACCCCGATGATCTGGGACCACCTCCTCGGCCGGGTCAGCGAGAGCTACGAGCAGGCGGCTCCATGA